A stretch of DNA from Paenibacillus sp. FSL W8-0186:
CCGGTCAGCCAAGAGTTCTTCGCTTCCCCGTGATTCACCGCGTCTTTTCCTGCGATCATTTGCGAATATACGTAAGGCTCCGTCCGGTGAATATCGCTGATCTCCTCGAGGTAAGCCGGAGCAATTTTGGAGTAAACTTCAAATGCGCGGTCTCCGTTGCCCAGTACTGTTTCCGCAATCATGATCCAAGGATTGTTGTGACAGAAAATACCGGCATTTTCTTTATATCCAGGCGGATAGGATGAAATCTCGCCCAGGTTCAGGTAGTACTTGGAATACGGCGGCTGCTGCAGAACGATGCCGTATTTTGTATCCAAGCGCTCCTCAACGGAAGTCATCGCCTTCTGAGCCAGACCTTCCTCGACGCCGATGCCGGCCATGACGCAAATGCCTTGCGGCTCAATGAAGATTTGGCCTTCCTCGTTCTCCTTGCTGCCGATTTTCTGGCCGTAGTGGTCATATGCCCGCAGGAACCAGTCGCCGTCGAAACCATGCTCCAGCGTAGTTTTACGCATCGCCTCCATGTGGGCTGCAGCTGTGGCAGCTTCTTCTTCCAAGCCGCGTAGACGGCACAGCTTCACGAAATCGGGAGCGACGAAGACGAACAGTCCGGCAATAAAGACGGATTCCGCCACACGTCCTTCAATATTGGCCGTCGTCTGGAACGATTCACCGGGCTCCTTGGAGAAGCAGTTCAGGTTGAGGCAGTCGTTCCAGTCGGCGCGGCCGATCAGCGGCAGGCCGTGAGGACCTAGGTTGTTGATGACATGGTAATAAGAGCGCTTCAAATGCTCGAACAAGGTGGCCGTATTGTCCGGATTGCTGTCGAACGGAACCTGCTCGTTAAGAATGCTCATGTCCCCGGTTTCTTTAATATAGGCGGACGTGCCAAGGATCAGCCATAGCGGATCGTCGTTGAAGCCGCTGCCGATTTCGTTGTTGCCCTTTTTCGTAAGCGGCTGGTACTGGTGATAAGCGCTGCCGTCCTCGAATTGGGTGGCCGCGATATCGAGAATCCGTTCCCGGGCTCTTTCCGGAATTTGATGAACAAAGCCGAGCAAATCCTGGTTCGAATCCCGGAAGCCCATGCCGCGTCCGATGCCGGATTCAAAATAGGAGGCGGAACGGGACATGTTGAACGTAACCATGCACTGATACGGATTCCAGATGTTCACCATCCGGTTCAGCTTATCGTCGTCGCTTTGAATTTGATATTTGGACAGCAGGCCGTCCCAATAGGAAGCAAGCTCCTGCATGGCACGATCGACATCCTCGTCAGTCGCAAACTGCTCGATCATCGCCAGCGCCGGTTTCTTGTTGATGATGCCCGGAGCTTCCCATTTCTCATCCTCTTCGTTTTCGACGTAGCCAAGAATGAAGATGAGACTCTGCTCTTCGCCTGGAGCGAGGGACAGCTTCACTTCATGGGAGCCGATCGGCGACCAGCCGCTGGCGATCGAATTCGTTGCTTTGCCTGCAGTGACGGCCTGAGGTTCATGAAGGCCGTTGTACAGGCCTACGAACGATTCACGGTCCGTATCGAAGCCGTCGATGCGGCGGTTGACAGAGTAGAAGGCATAATGGTTTCTGCGTTCGCGATATTCGGTTTTATGATAAATGACGGAATCCTTCACTTCGACTTCCCCAGTGCTTAAGTTGCGCTGGAAGTTCGTCATGTCGTCCTGGGCGTTCCAGAGACAGAATTCGGCAAAGGAGAAGAGGGATACGTCTTTGGCTTCGGTCCCCGTGTTCTTGACGGTAAGGCGGTGCACCTCGCCCTGGTAGCCAAGCGGAACGAAAGCCAGCTGTGTCACCGAGATGCCGCCCCGCTCCCCGGTAATAGAGGTATAACCAAGTCCATGGCGGCATTCATAGAAGTCAAGCTCGCGCTTGACCGGCATCCAGCCCGGCGTCCAGAAATCGCCGTTATCGTACAGATAGTAGTAGCGTCCGCCTGTATCCAGCGGAATGTTGTTGTAGCGGTAGCGGGTAATCCGGCGCAGCCGGGCGTCACGGTAGAACGTGTACCCTCCGGCCGTATTGGAGATCAGTCCGAAAAATTCCTCGTTGCCAAGGTAGTTGATCCAGGGATAAGGAGTTTGCGGGGTGTTAATGACATATTCCTTGCGTTGATCGTCAAATGTTCCGAATTTCATAAATAATGGCTCCTTTCATTTGTGAACGCGCGTTTATTTTATTGCAAAAGACGTCCTCTCTAACTCTAAGGATGGAGAGGAGTCTGTGTTACTTTGATAAAGCTGCGCTAGGGCGCCAGCGGTCTGCAAGAATCCCTCGTTACCAGCCGGGTCGGAAAGCTCAGTGTGCTGAAGCCCGTCTGCTCGCCGCTGCA
This window harbors:
- a CDS encoding glycosyl transferase, which gives rise to MKFGTFDDQRKEYVINTPQTPYPWINYLGNEEFFGLISNTAGGYTFYRDARLRRITRYRYNNIPLDTGGRYYYLYDNGDFWTPGWMPVKRELDFYECRHGLGYTSITGERGGISVTQLAFVPLGYQGEVHRLTVKNTGTEAKDVSLFSFAEFCLWNAQDDMTNFQRNLSTGEVEVKDSVIYHKTEYRERRNHYAFYSVNRRIDGFDTDRESFVGLYNGLHEPQAVTAGKATNSIASGWSPIGSHEVKLSLAPGEEQSLIFILGYVENEEDEKWEAPGIINKKPALAMIEQFATDEDVDRAMQELASYWDGLLSKYQIQSDDDKLNRMVNIWNPYQCMVTFNMSRSASYFESGIGRGMGFRDSNQDLLGFVHQIPERARERILDIAATQFEDGSAYHQYQPLTKKGNNEIGSGFNDDPLWLILGTSAYIKETGDMSILNEQVPFDSNPDNTATLFEHLKRSYYHVINNLGPHGLPLIGRADWNDCLNLNCFSKEPGESFQTTANIEGRVAESVFIAGLFVFVAPDFVKLCRLRGLEEEAATAAAHMEAMRKTTLEHGFDGDWFLRAYDHYGQKIGSKENEEGQIFIEPQGICVMAGIGVEEGLAQKAMTSVEERLDTKYGIVLQQPPYSKYYLNLGEISSYPPGYKENAGIFCHNNPWIMIAETVLGNGDRAFEVYSKIAPAYLEEISDIHRTEPYVYSQMIAGKDAVNHGEAKNSWLTGTAAWNYVAITQAILGIQPEFDGLKLDPCIPSSWNGLQVTRVFRGDTFEISIKNPSHVSKGVKSITVDGKAIEGNIIAPIGDGRTHQVEVVLG